Proteins encoded in a region of the Zea mays cultivar B73 chromosome 4, Zm-B73-REFERENCE-NAM-5.0, whole genome shotgun sequence genome:
- the LOC103655972 gene encoding uncharacterized protein, whose product MYLEWMNSKEHVYIYINSTGTARDDGEPVGMESEGFAIYDAMMRMKTEIHTLCIGATAGHACLVLAAGKKRQTLYVPSCQSYDLATTYSFLWDDASIRCCYSCKGGIRALSALPAYGTYGGGRACRLHTRPHAVPDPKFLSNSVYGPRSRIVAPGSRTCPHIAAPNPSRSSRPPAPASILPEKFLPPRPRQRRRRRRARGPSTASASASPRAASAPPRRRPLRPPPRPSTRRRPPSAATAAAGSVSSGSSPPPARRPARLRWTRAPPPPQPHPPRAPSPQPPPTPSRRYDLHFSASSFIQAPLTALLEYSGILRPDPGGGIQQPGTGAGPGEVSIRIVAPGEAGTSSERAEEVIVEEEEEDGQATRTRPEDSSPAAGGGEGGRESSSSYQRYDIQQVARWVEQILPFSLLLLVVFIRQHLQGFFVTIWIAAVMFKSNDILCKQTALKRERKIPVLVGITILFVVHVSGFYWCYKNGDLIRPLMMLPPKEIPPFWHAIFIILVNDTMVRQTAMVVKCLLLMYYKNSRGRSYRRQGQMLTIVEYFLLLYRALLPTPVWYRFFLNKEYGSLFSSLTTGLYLTFKLTSVVEKIGKGWCVAAKERTSCFCARKKDAKDL is encoded by the exons ATGTACCTTGAATGGATGAACAGTAAAGAACATGTTTATATATACATCAACTCAACTGGAACGGCTCGCGATGATGGTGAACCG GTCGGGATGGAGAGCGAAGGTTTTGCAATCTATGATGCAATGATGCGTATGAAAACTGAG ATCCACACACTTTGTATAGGAGCTACAGCAGGCCATGCATGTCTTGTGCTTGCAGCTGGAAAAAAAAGGCAAACGTTATATGTTCCCTCATGCCAAAG CTATGATTTAGCAACCACGTATTCCTTCTTATGGGATGATGCAAGCATCAGATGTTGTTATTCGTGCAAAGGAG GGATTCGAGCGCTCTCCGCGCTTCCCGCGTACGGCACATACGGCGGGGGCCGGGCGTGCAGACTGCATACACGTCCACACGCGGTCCCGGACCCGAAGTTTTTATCTAATTCAGTTTATGGTCCTCGGTCACGCATCGTCGCTCCCGGTTCTAGAACTTGCCCGCACATCGCCGCTCCCAACCCTAGCAGGAGCTCTCGGCCCCCCGCCCCCGCCTCCATCCTCCCAGAAAAATTCCTCCCACCGCGCCCGCGacagcgacgacgacggcgacgagcaCGGGGCCCCTccaccgcctccgcctccgcctcgccGCGTGCGGCCTCCGCGCCGCCCCGACGTCGTCCCCTCCGCCCTCCCCCTCGGCCCTCgacgcgccgccgcccgccctccgccgccaccgccgcggcggGCTCGGTCTCCTCTGGAAGCTCCCCTCCGCCCGCGCGCCGCCCCGCCCGGCTCCGATGGACGCGCGCGCCCCCGCCTCCGCAGCCCCATCCGCCGCGCGCCCCGTCGCCGCAGCCCCCGCCCACGCCGTCCAGGAGGTACGACCTGCACTTCTCGGCGTCCAGCTTCATCCAGGCGCCGCTCACCGCGCTGCTCGAGTACTCCGGCATCCTCCGGCCCGATCCCGGTGGTGGAATCCAACAGCCAGGGACcggggcggggccgggcgaggTGTCGATCCGGATTGTGGCGCCCGGCGAGGCGGGGACGTCGTCTGAGAGGGCCGAGGAGGTGATCGtcgaggaggaggaagaggatgGACAGGCAACGAGGACGCGCCCCGAGGACTCATCACCTGCCGCTGGCGGCGGGGAGGGCGGCAGGGAATCCTCGTCGTCGTACCAGCGGTACGATATACAGCAGGTGGCCAGGTGGGTGGAGCAGATACTGCCCTTCTCACTGCTGCTGCTCGTCGTCTTCATCCGACAACATTTGCAAG GTTTCTTTGTGACAATTTGGATTGCTGCGGTGATGTTCAAGTCCAACGATATCCTGTGTAAGCAGACTGCTCTGAAG AGGGAGAGAAAAATTCCAGTTCTTGTCGGGATTACAATATTATTTGTTGTTCATGTATCTGGATTTTACTGGTGTTACAAGAATGGGGATCTTATAAGACCTCTCATGATGCTTCCTCCAAAAGAAATACCACCATTTTGGCACGCAATATTCATCATCTTGGTGAACG ATACAATGGTGCGCCAAACTGCTATGGTTGTCAAATGTTTACTGCTGATGTACTATAAGAACAGCAGAGGCCGTAGCTATCGTAGGCAG GGTCAAATGTTGACGATTGTGGAATATTTTCTACTTTTGTACCGTGCATTATTGCCTACACCTGTGTGGTACCGTTTTTTCCTGAACAAGGAGTATGGAAGCCTATTTTCGTCTCTAACCACTGGCTTGTATCTCACTTTCAAGTTGACATCTGTTGTGGAAAAG ATTGGAAAAGGATGGTGCGTAGCTGCAAAAGAGAGGACATCTTGCTTTTGTGCTCGCAAGAAGGATGCAAAGGACCTATGA